A section of the Campylobacter porcelli genome encodes:
- a CDS encoding ParB/RepB/Spo0J family partition protein: MALGRGLDSILGDVEQAYNKELNKELVAEIDIDKIKPNPFQPRKNFSDEALKELSQSIERHGLIQPIIVIRDGDDFTLIAGERRLRASKLLGLSKIKAIVASIADKNLRELALIENIQRENLSPIELANSYQELINDYKITQEALSTIVKKSRTQITNTLRLLGLDEYTKKLIDDGKITQGHAKIMVGLNSDNQKLVADTIMGQKLSVRDTENLVKRLKTTTQNKKIKSDLKDVENLNLLKDLIENFGIKCKINGQKLILNLNDSKKIDNMIKIIQKIQ; the protein is encoded by the coding sequence ATGGCACTTGGTAGGGGACTAGATTCTATTTTAGGTGATGTAGAACAGGCGTATAATAAGGAGTTAAATAAAGAGTTAGTAGCTGAGATTGATATTGATAAAATCAAGCCAAATCCATTTCAGCCTAGAAAAAACTTTAGCGATGAAGCCTTAAAAGAGCTTAGCCAAAGCATTGAAAGACATGGATTAATACAGCCTATAATCGTCATTAGAGATGGTGATGATTTTACGCTAATTGCTGGGGAGAGACGCCTAAGGGCTAGCAAGTTACTTGGACTTAGCAAGATTAAGGCAATTGTAGCTAGTATTGCAGATAAAAATTTAAGAGAATTAGCACTAATTGAGAATATCCAAAGAGAAAATCTAAGCCCAATAGAGTTAGCCAACTCATATCAAGAGCTAATTAATGATTATAAAATCACTCAAGAGGCACTTTCAACTATAGTTAAAAAGAGCCGAACGCAAATTACAAATACTCTTAGACTTTTAGGGCTTGATGAATATACAAAAAAATTGATAGATGATGGCAAAATCACTCAAGGTCACGCTAAGATAATGGTAGGCCTTAATAGCGATAATCAAAAGCTAGTTGCTGATACTATCATGGGACAAAAATTAAGCGTAAGAGATACTGAAAATTTAGTAAAACGACTAAAAACAACCACTCAAAACAAAAAGATAAAAAGCGATTTAAAAGATGTAGAAAATTTAAATTTACTCAAAGATTTAATAGAAAATTTTGGTATAAAATGTAAGATAAATGGTCAAAAATTGATATTAAATTTAAATGATAGTAAAAAAATAGATAATATGATAAAAATAATTCAAAAAATTCAGTAG
- a CDS encoding F0F1 ATP synthase subunit B: MNIKFILLLIAPIFAFGASSGSGEYDIVPRVINFVIFFSILYYLIAKPIKAAYNARINSIANRLNAIQEKLKASNAKREEAAKRVENAKVMASELSEAIKKEIEIMLAKIEKDTQNEIHILEKSYEEQKEFEERKLVRAVVSEVLDELFASEAIKIDQNELVNLIIKKVS, encoded by the coding sequence ATGAATATTAAATTTATTCTATTATTAATAGCTCCGATATTTGCCTTTGGTGCTAGTAGCGGAAGTGGAGAATATGATATTGTCCCTAGAGTAATTAACTTTGTTATATTCTTTTCTATTCTATATTACTTGATAGCTAAACCTATAAAAGCTGCGTATAATGCTAGGATTAACTCTATTGCAAATAGATTAAATGCTATTCAAGAGAAGCTAAAAGCATCAAATGCTAAAAGAGAAGAAGCCGCTAAAAGGGTAGAAAATGCTAAAGTTATGGCAAGCGAGCTTTCTGAAGCTATCAAAAAAGAGATAGAGATTATGCTTGCTAAGATAGAAAAAGATACTCAAAATGAGATCCATATCTTAGAAAAGAGTTATGAAGAGCAAAAAGAATTTGAAGAGAGAAAGCTTGTTAGAGCAGTAGTGAGCGAAGTTTTAGATGAGCTATTTGCAAGTGAAGCTATAAAAATTGATCAAAACGAGCTTGTTAATCTTATTATTAAGAAGGTGAGTTAA
- a CDS encoding F0F1 ATP synthase subunit delta, translating into MREVVAKKYVKALILTLDANEFDKASVEFRKLASAFSISKFNFIIDSPMIDAKSKSDFLLSLIDDNSNSKLGRFLMLLSQKHRLHLIPEISKEFEYQKAIRDSKFKGLISGNIDITPAQKSELESKFSNKFDVKVEFETIKNDFNGIKIELDDLGVEVSFSIDRLRAQMSEYILKAI; encoded by the coding sequence ATGAGAGAAGTAGTAGCTAAAAAATATGTAAAAGCATTGATTCTTACTTTAGATGCTAATGAATTTGATAAAGCAAGTGTGGAATTTAGAAAATTAGCATCTGCATTTTCTATATCTAAATTTAACTTTATAATAGACTCTCCTATGATTGATGCAAAGTCTAAATCTGATTTTCTACTATCTTTAATAGATGATAATTCAAATAGCAAATTGGGTAGATTTCTAATGCTTTTAAGTCAAAAACATAGATTGCATTTAATACCAGAAATTTCAAAAGAATTTGAGTATCAAAAGGCTATAAGAGATTCTAAATTTAAAGGCTTAATATCTGGAAATATAGATATAACTCCAGCACAAAAAAGTGAGTTAGAGAGTAAATTTTCTAATAAGTTTGATGTGAAGGTTGAATTTGAGACTATTAAAAATGATTTTAATGGTATTAAAATTGAGCTTGATGATTTAGGTGTGGAAGTTAGTTTTTCAATTGATAGATTAAGGGCTCAAATGAGCGAATATATATTAAAAGCAATTTAA
- a CDS encoding FoF1 ATP synthase subunit B', which yields MLQIDPPLLLITLVIFLGLIFVLNSILYKPLLGFIDDRNRSIKNDEESVSKNASDVGNYEAQIDKILNDARAEAQAKKHAALSEAKEKAATKIAIKKESLEADYNSFIAGLIDRKAELKSNLTTKIPELKSALAGSLSKI from the coding sequence ATGCTACAGATAGATCCGCCGTTGTTGCTGATTACTTTAGTAATCTTTTTAGGGCTTATCTTTGTGCTAAATTCTATTCTCTACAAGCCATTGCTTGGTTTCATTGATGATAGAAATAGATCTATCAAAAATGATGAAGAGAGCGTTAGTAAAAATGCTAGCGATGTTGGAAATTATGAAGCTCAGATAGATAAGATACTAAATGACGCTAGGGCAGAAGCACAAGCCAAAAAGCATGCTGCTTTAAGCGAAGCTAAAGAGAAAGCTGCTACAAAAATCGCTATCAAAAAAGAGAGCTTAGAAGCTGATTATAATAGCTTTATAGCAGGATTGATTGATAGAAAGGCTGAGTTAAAATCAAATTTAACTACCAAAATACCAGAGTTAAAAAGTGCCCTTGCTGGTTCTTTATCAAAAATATAG